The Azospirillum baldaniorum genome segment CGCCCCCCTTCCCAACGCCGAGGACACACCATGCGCAAGACTCTCCTTTCCGCCGCCTTTGCGATGACCAGCGGCCTTGCCCTGTTCAGCACCCCCGCCGCCGCCTGCAACGTGGAGCCCTACATCGGCACCATCTGCACCTACTCGTTCGACTGGTGTCCGCAGGGCTATGTGGTGGCCGACGGCCGGACCCTCGCGGTCCGCGAGAACCAGGGGCTGTTCGCCCTGATCGGCTATCGCTACGGCGGCAACAACGCGGATCTCTTCGGCATCCCCGACTTGCGCGGCCGCGCCGCCATCGGGTCCGGCACCGGCCCCGGGCTGGCGAACATCGCCATCGGCGCCAAGGTCGGCCAGCAGGAGCTTCTGCTGTCGGCGGCGCAGGTCCCGCTGCAGCCGCACACCCACACCGCCACCTTCACCGGCACGGGCGGCGGTTCGGGCGGCTCGACCACCGTTCCCTTCACCGGCACCGTCAGCGTTCCCGTCACCAACGGCGGCACCCCGGTGTCGGCCCCGGCCTCAGGCACCGTCTATCTCGGCGACGCCTCGATCAACGACGGCGGCCTCGGCGTCTCGCTGACGGGGCCGTACAACACCACCGGCCCAGGCACGGGCGCCAAGGTCGCCGGCACGGCCAGCGGCAGCATCACGGTTCCCAACACCGGCATCACCGGCGGCACCGTGGCGGTCGCGCCTGCGTCGGCCGGCGCCACCCAGAAGGTCTCCACCCAGTCCCCGGCGATCGGTCAGACCGTCTGCATCGCCACCGTCGGCCTGTACCCGAACCGTCCGTAACGGACCGCGGGCCCGCCCCCTCCGAATGCGCGGAGGGGGCGGGCTCAGCCGCTTGCTCCAGCGCTCCACGACGGGTTTTACCGCCGCCTTGGCGTTCATCGCGCGGCGCCAATCCACGGGCGCCCTCTTCCAGCATCGCAGGGCGGACCACGACGCCCCTTTTGCTGGTGCCAAAGTCTCCGCCTGTCCGTCGATTCGTGAAAAAATTTAATGGGAAATAGTCCTCAGTCAAAATTCCCGCTTATGAGAAATTATCTCAACAATCAAAACAACGCCGATCACTTTAAAAAAACCCTTCGATATCCCCCAATACAATCCCGAAACCAAGGACACACCATGTTCAGGATGTCCCTCTGGATCGCCGCCGCGATGGCCGGCGGCATGGCTTTCTTCAGCCTGCCGGCGACCGCCTGCGCGCCCTACCAGTATGTCGCCGCGATGTGCACCGTCCCGTACGACTGGTGCCCATAGGGCTACGCCATGGCCGATGGCCGGTCTTTGCAGATCAGAGATTACCAGCCGCTGTACGCGCTGCTCGGCAACCGCTTCGGCGGCGACGGCAAGACCACGTTCGCCCTCCCTGACCTGCGCGGGCGCGCCGTCATCGGCGCCGGGTCCGCCCCCGGACTGGTGGGAGCCTATCTGGGCCAGGCCTTCGGCCAACAGAGCGTCACGCTGACCCAGGATCAGGTGCCGCTGAAGTCGCACAACCACAGCGCCAGCTTTGCCGGCACGGGCGCCCAGGGCGGCATCGGAACCATTGTTCCCTTCACCGGCACCGTCAGCGTTCCTGTCACCAACGGCGGCAACCCGGTGTCGGCCCCCACCTCGGGCACCGTCTATCTCAGCACCACCTCAATCGACGACGGCGGCGCCGGCGCCACCATCAAAGGGCCTTACAACACCAACGCACCCTCGACGAGCACGGGCGCCAAGGTCACCGGCAGGGGGTCACCAATAGATCATGGCGTCGGCGTAGAGCCCGCGCAGGTCCTCCTCCGTCACCGGACGGGGCGCGATGGTCAGCAGCCGTTGCTGGGCCATCGCGCCCCGCACCAGATCCGGAATGTCCGCCGCGCCGTAGCCGAGCGCCGACAGGCCGTTGGGCAGATGGGTGGCGCGCATCATGGCGATCAGCCGGGCGGCCAGAACGGCGCCGCCGTCCGCGGGGGACACGTCGCGCACCTCCGCCCCCAGCGCCTCGGCAGCGCGGAGATGGCGCTCGGGCTCGGCGGAACCGGTGAAGCGGAAGGCCGCCGGCGCGTTCAGCACCACCGAGATGCCATGAGGCACCATCGGGTTCGCCTTCTCGTAGCCGCGCGCCGTGAAGCGGTGGTTCATCCCGGCGACGGAATAGGACATGGCGTGCGGGATGTGCACGCCCGCGTTCCCGAAGGCCAGCCCGGCCAGCGTCGCCGCGAACATCAGGGCGTCGCGCGCCTCCTCGTCCGCCGGGTCGTTGACGGCGCGCTCCAGATACTGCCCGCCGAGCCGGATCGCCTGCAGGCTGCCGATGTCCGACCAGGGGTTGGCGCCTTGGTAGGGCGGGCGCGGGTTGGCCGCGTCGGGCTTCGGGCGGGAGCGGTAGGACCGCGCGGTGTGGCTCTCGATGGCGTGGGTCAGCACGTCGAAGCCGGTGGAGGCGATGACGCCCGGCGGCAGGCTGTCGATGGTCGCCGGGTCGACCAGCGCCAGATTCGGGCGCAGGTAGCGGGAGGAGATCCCGGTCTTCACCCGCATCTCCACATGGTCGAAGATGGCGACGCCCGTCGTCTCGCTGCCGGTGCCGCAGGTCGTCGGGCAGGCGATGTGCGGTTTGACCGGGCCGGGCACCGGGCGCCCCTCGCCCAGCGGCTTGTTGACGTAGGCGAGGAAGTCCGCCGGGTGGGTGGCGTAGAGGTTGGCCGCCTTGGCCGTGTCGATCACCGACCCGCCGCCGACCGAGACGTAGCCGTCGAACCGGCCGTCGCGGGCGAAGTCCGCCGCCTCCAGGAAGGACGCGCTGGTCGGCTCCACCGCGCAGCGGTCGTAGACGGCGACGTCCAATCCCGCTTCCTTCAGCGACTCAAGCGCCGCCGCGAAGGGCGTGATACCGGCCACATGGGGGTCGGTGAACAGGGCCACCCGGCGCATGCCCATGGCCTTGGCGTCGTTCCCCGTCTCCGCCAGCATGCCGCGGCCGAACTTCATCGACGCGGCCTCCACCGTGAAGCCGCTGTCACCGTTCGGCAGGATGGGATGGGCGATGGAGTTGGTCAGGCGGTCGGTCATGGGCGTGGTCCTCCCGATCGTTATTTTCTGCGTTCGTTGCCACCATCGGAGCGCGAGAGGGGGGCGGCTGTCAACCCGACCGTTCGCTCAGGCGATTGTTTGCCCGCCCTGCGGCGCGGTGCCCTGGAGGCGCCG includes the following:
- a CDS encoding phage tail protein → MRKTLLSAAFAMTSGLALFSTPAAACNVEPYIGTICTYSFDWCPQGYVVADGRTLAVRENQGLFALIGYRYGGNNADLFGIPDLRGRAAIGSGTGPGLANIAIGAKVGQQELLLSAAQVPLQPHTHTATFTGTGGGSGGSTTVPFTGTVSVPVTNGGTPVSAPASGTVYLGDASINDGGLGVSLTGPYNTTGPGTGAKVAGTASGSITVPNTGITGGTVAVAPASAGATQKVSTQSPAIGQTVCIATVGLYPNRP
- a CDS encoding hydroxyacid-oxoacid transhydrogenase; amino-acid sequence: MTDRLTNSIAHPILPNGDSGFTVEAASMKFGRGMLAETGNDAKAMGMRRVALFTDPHVAGITPFAAALESLKEAGLDVAVYDRCAVEPTSASFLEAADFARDGRFDGYVSVGGGSVIDTAKAANLYATHPADFLAYVNKPLGEGRPVPGPVKPHIACPTTCGTGSETTGVAIFDHVEMRVKTGISSRYLRPNLALVDPATIDSLPPGVIASTGFDVLTHAIESHTARSYRSRPKPDAANPRPPYQGANPWSDIGSLQAIRLGGQYLERAVNDPADEEARDALMFAATLAGLAFGNAGVHIPHAMSYSVAGMNHRFTARGYEKANPMVPHGISVVLNAPAAFRFTGSAEPERHLRAAEALGAEVRDVSPADGGAVLAARLIAMMRATHLPNGLSALGYGAADIPDLVRGAMAQQRLLTIAPRPVTEEDLRGLYADAMIYW